TAGACAGGCAAACTCATATCTTCCGTGCATATTTTCCCCACCAGCAAAAATATTCGGTGTTGGAATTCCCATAAATGAAATTTTTGAACCATCGGTTCCTCCTCTCACGGGTTGAATGATCGGCTCAATATTTAGTGCTTCCATTGCCTTTTTTGCCAAATCGACACAGCACATATCCTTTTCAATCACCTTCTTCATGTTGTGGTATTGATCTCTCATCTGAACTTTCACTCTCTCTGTGCCCAGTTCCTCATTCATTCGCCTAGCAATTTCTTCCACCAAGGTCTTTCTACTCGCAAATTTTTTATCCTCAAAATCTCGAATGATGTAGCTACTCCTTGCCTCTTCGACATTTCCAGCAATCTCCATCAAATGAAAAAATCCTTCATAGCCCTCGGTGTGTTCTGGTTTCTCCTCCTCTGGAAGCTGGCGATGAAATTGCATAGCTAACTCAATCGCATTGACCATTTGATTCTTTGCTGTTCCTGGATGGACATTTCTTCCAAGGAAAGTAATATCTGCACTAGCGGCTGAAAATGTCTCATACTCTAGTTCTCCAAGTGGCCCCCCGTCCATTGTATAGGCAAAGTCGACATTAAAATCCTTGACATCAAAGTGATCTGCTCCTGTTCCAATTTCCTCATCTGGTCCAAATCCCACTCGGATTTCACCATGCAAAACCTCTGGATGTTGATGGAAATATTCCATTGCCGTCATAATTTCTGCAATTCCTGCCTTGTCATCTGCACCGAGCAGAGTATGGCCATCCGTAGTAATCAATGTCTTTCCCAAATATTTTTTTAAATTTGGAAATTCTACTGGATCAAGAACATACTCCCCATCACCAAGAGAAATGATTTGACCATTATAATTTTCAATAACCTGAGGTCTTATATTTTCTGCATTAAAATCTGCTGTGTCCATATGGGCCAAAAATCCAATTTTCTTTTTTGCCTTTGCATTCGCCCTCAATGTGCCTACAATATAGCCATTGCTTAAATAGTGAATATCCTCTAGCCCTACAGCTTCCATCTGTGGCCACAAAATATTCTTAGCAAAATCTTCTTGACTCTTTGTACTTGGTATGCTCTGACTGTTTTCATCACTTCTTGTGTTGACTTTGACATAACCTAAAAATCTTTCCAATAAATTTGTATACTTCATATTCCTCCTCTCTACTCTCTCAGCAATGCTTGATAAATTTCTCTCTTTGACACCCCC
This region of Lachnospiraceae bacterium oral taxon 096 genomic DNA includes:
- the pepT gene encoding peptidase T — translated: MKYTNLLERFLGYVKVNTRSDENSQSIPSTKSQEDFAKNILWPQMEAVGLEDIHYLSNGYIVGTLRANAKAKKKIGFLAHMDTADFNAENIRPQVIENYNGQIISLGDGEYVLDPVEFPNLKKYLGKTLITTDGHTLLGADDKAGIAEIMTAMEYFHQHPEVLHGEIRVGFGPDEEIGTGADHFDVKDFNVDFAYTMDGGPLGELEYETFSAASADITFLGRNVHPGTAKNQMVNAIELAMQFHRQLPEEEKPEHTEGYEGFFHLMEIAGNVEEARSSYIIRDFEDKKFASRKTLVEEIARRMNEELGTERVKVQMRDQYHNMKKVIEKDMCCVDLAKKAMEALNIEPIIQPVRGGTDGSKISFMGIPTPNIFAGGENMHGRYEFACLETMESAIDVIIEIARSLVI